One Aegilops tauschii subsp. strangulata cultivar AL8/78 chromosome 2, Aet v6.0, whole genome shotgun sequence genomic window, GCTCATCGTCTAGGACACTGTTATGTTGAAAACATTTTATACTGATTTGATGTTTCAAATTCACTTGCAGATAAATACATGTTGTCTGATCCAAATAAGATGGCTAATGTGAATGAAGATGGTTCCGATAGCAATCCAAACTTTGTTGGATACTCTGAGAACACCAGGAATGATTTATTGCCAACACTTCAGAGGAAAACAGGAGGTTCTGGTTCTATTGCTGCTCTTAAGGAACTACTGGTCGTTTGACTCTCTGCTCATTAAACTGGTAGTGTATAAGCTGTGTGAAACATACTGCAGTGCACTCTTGAGGGATATAACTTAGTTTTTTAAGCTGGGCCAAGTCCTCCAGATGGTTCAGGAGGCAAGGAGACTTATGCTCAGGTCAGTTAGCAGTTTCATTCTTTGAGTTGTTTGACTTGATATCTATAGTGTTGGCAGCATACACATTAAACCGAGAGAATGAAATGTTTCCGATCATATGAAGGTGATTGATCTTCTTAGCAGAAAAAAAATAGTAAATCATAATATATTTATCCTGCAATTGGTCTGGTGCCCTTCTCTGTTCTCATGTGTGTTCTTTGTTTGGCAGATCATGGTGAAGCGAGCAACCAAATCATCCTCACTTCTTGATTCTGTGCTCCATGCTGCTCTTCCTTCGATTGCGGCTCATCTTTGTTTGCTGCTCAGGTTCGTTTCCTGTCAGAGTGGCCATGCATATAGCTCGCTACCTATTTGTCTTTATGTTCAGCAACTATATTTATCTGTTCGTGTTTTGTTGCATCAGTTTAAAATTATAATTTGGTCACCACAGTTTCTGGTGGTCGTTTTGTTGTTGCTGCTCGTTGGTGATTGGTTTTTGCAGCTGGGTCGTATTTGCGCTTCATGTATGATTCTCTCTTCCTTTCACAAATATTTATTTCCGGTCTTTGCCTTCATGCCGTATGGTGCTGCCACTGATGTTGTTACATAATAATGCCATGGTTTCCTTCATCAGTATTATTTTTGGGTGCACATGGTATGAGTTCCATCGATCCTGCTGTTGTTCGTGCTACTGCGCGTGGTCGTTGCCTTACTCGGTGGCAGAACAGAGCGTCAGCTCACTGTTTCAGAGTGCGTGCTTGTTTACTTTCCCCCTGTCTCTCGTCTGTTCTGGCCCATGCTCTCTGTTCTGTACAGAGTACCATGAATTCTTAAAATCTATACACAAGATTCAAGCTAGGATATGCTATCATCTCTATTTCCCAATTAAATTGTTTCATTCTGAACATAGCTTTCACTCAAAAATCTGCAAACCTCTGATTCTTTACATGGTCTTGCTCTTCTCCTGTTTTCATAATTCCATACTTGCATGCCTATTCTAATGACCTATATTACAGTGCTGGGTACAGGTGAAAGGAGGCGCTGGGTGGGAGTGAACGGGAGGCCATGCGGGACAGATGTAGAAGAGACGGAGTCGGGCAACTACGGTTGGGGCGGCTGTGTGAGGAAGATAGAGGTGAGAAAGGAAGTGTAGGGCTAGCTAATGCTAAGGGGATGAATCAGAGAGATTAGAGGATAGAAGTTGAGAGAGATTTAGGCGATCTTCAGTAGACGAGAATATTTTGTTAGATATGTGAGCCCAGCACATGTGATGCTCCAGCAGGTATGTGATGCTAATGCATATATAAAAAGAGAGGTGTGATGTGTGATGTTGCTATTTTCGTTGATGTCCTGCTGCTGCTGGTATTTTTGCTAGCTATTTGAGCCCAGAATATGCATTGCTGATTGCTACACTATGCTCTAAGGTTCTTCAATACTACATGAAGGCGTTTAGATTGCTCAATATGAGGTGATGGGAGATAGACCACAGAGAAAGAAGCACCCAGGTCCATGCCATTCTTGAATGTGTTATCATTACTCACTTTGTTGCCCTGTACTCCCCCTttcctaaatataagcctttttagatattccaatacagactacatacagagcaaaatgagtgaatctacactctaaaatgcgtctatatacaaccgtatgtagtctatattaaaatatctaaaagatcttatatttagaaatggagggagtattagttTCTTGCTACTATCTTTAACCTTTAGGATTTTCAAAGTTTATACACATCTGATGGAAGATTGAGTTCTATAAGTTTTAGTATGTAGCATATCTTACCAACCACTTGAAGCCCGGAATAGAAAATATAGGAATTTGAAAGCTTGATTTAAGGAATAGTCAAAGAGAAAAACATTTTCATCTAATTTTCATGTGGTGTTGGATTTTCAGCTTTCAGATCCGAATACCTTCTACTTAGAACTAAGCACTTAATAGATCTTCTTTATTGTTAAATGCAGTCAGTCAAGAGTAGTTTTTGTTTAGAAATTAGGTCGTTTACAATAAAAGGAAAGCAGTACCACCAGGGATGCGCTTTGCTGTTGAAACCAGTCCCATCTTGCAATTCGAGGCTCATGCTATTGTGTTTTCATCTTGAAGTTGAACTTCTTTTTCAACTATTTACAGATCATAGATAACACCAGTGGGATGTGATATACTGTTGAAACAAGTCCCATCTTGCAATTCGAGGCCCATGCTATTGTGTTTTTCATCTTGAAGTTGAACTTTTTCGACTGTTTATGGATCATAGATGAAATATGAATGACCAGTCTTGATGCAAATTACCTACCACAGGACCATTGCAATGATGCTTGGTGAAGTGAGCTACAACTTTGTCATAGCAGACAGTTACACTCTTAGGCACACAAAGGTACAAATTACACGTAAATAGTTAATCTCTTGGAATGGATTTGCCATATCTTAAGTTTCACATGAAAACAAACTCTGAACATCTCTGTCTTTTGGCCCGTCCATATCAACAAATCAACATAGATGAGCAGGGGCATCTCACCCAACAACGCCGGCCGCGTACTGTGGCTGTAGTCCATCCACGACGCCATAAGAGAGCGGTTGGACCACGGCAAGGACGTCGCCTTCGGCTTCTCCGCCATGTCGGATTATTCTTTGACCTTCCACCATTCCATCCAGTGCCCCTACCATCAAGCGCAGTTTTGACATTCCGTGACCTTTTGCATTCTCCTTTGATCAGTTATGCTAGGCCTATGATTGAGAGATGTTTTTCTTGTACTTTCAGTTATAACTTCTGTTCTATAATCTTCTCCCTGTTTCGATGTGCTTAGCACAATAGTAAATTTGCCGACTACTAATTGATACTTCTGTGTGCTGAGCAGCTCAATCTAAAATGCCAAGATCTGCAAGGGGTCATCGGCCCGCAAGGTACCAGTTCGCGAGCTCGACTTGTTTGGGGCCTCCATGGTTATCTTGGGCAATAGGCAACAACAAAGAAGCGTACAATTGCGGAAATGCCCACAAACTCTGGATCTTGTTACTTCCACTATCATGTCTTTCACTTTTCGGAACCAATGAGTACAACCCATTATGTTGTAGGTATGATATCAGAATAGATACCCAGCTCCTGTGTGTATATCAGATATAGCTAATGCATCTCGAGGAATGGGCATTACATCTTTTCCATTGAATAAAATTTATATCTCCAAGATAAGAATGCTCCATTTTGTTGGTGTTCCTGTTTGCCTTGCATAGATGTATGTTAGCAAGGCTTACTCTTTTGAAGTTCATGTTTTCTGGTGTTATGATGGATATTTAGATATTTGTCCCTCCAACTACTGGAATAATTTAACAAGTTTACACCAAAGAAATCTAGCTTTATAAAAGCTGATCAGGATGTGCACATATGTATGTGTTTACTAGAGCTCTACTTGCTATGCTTTATGACTAAAATATCTGCTGTTGCAATTCTGCTGCATGTATTTTTTAAAGGATTGCAACTCCTTTGATTGTATTGTGTTTTGAGCAAATGGCGCTCATCAGGGTTGTACAAACACGTTAACAAGTCCAACAGCAAGACAAGTACGCACAGTCACGCCTCAAGAGGCGCGCCCAGGGCGTTCCCCAGCCACTAGTATTTTTCATTCGTGATCCCATATGGGTGGATGCTTGGTCGTCCGAGTCCACTCCCAATGACATGGCAGCTGCATGGTAATTTTGGCCTtaagtattttttatttttttcggaATTTTTTTctatctattcatcttcaatcatgatagtacaacgaacactaaaaataataaaaactACATCCAAATctatagaccacctagcgacgactacaagtaGCGAAGCGAGCCAAAGACGCGCCGCTGTCATCGCCCCTCCTcgccggagccgggcaaaccttgttatagtagacagtcgggaagtcgtcgtgctaaggccccatagaaCCAACACACCAGAATAGGAACCGCCGCAGATGAAGAGCGTAGATcaaaaggatccaacctgaagacacgCCAACGAAGACAAATGACGaacagatccgagcaaatccaccaaagacagatccgccggagacacatcTTCACACGCCCATCGATGATGCTAGACGCATCACCGGAACGGGGATTAGGCGGGGAGACcattattccatcttcagggagccgccgccgtctcgccttcctgagcCGGACGCAAACCCTAACCAAGCTCGAAAAAGGATCTAAAAACAGAGCCCTCCCATCGGCAAGGGCCAAGATCCGCTCTGCCCTCCTGGCCCTAAGGCCACCGAAGACGGAACGGATAGGCCCCGGCGCTGGCAGGAGGCAGAGAACCCTAACTTTTCGAGAGGCGACTGCCTTAAgtattgatggttacaaaaaatgaatctctactcctaatggagcagttggtagtctcgCTTCCAGGTTTTTTTTCATTCCACCTCCCATGGTTTTTTTGGTACCTCCTCCCACCTCCGCTGGTTTTGTTTTCGTAGATTTTTTTTCGTCCCCTCCCCCACTTCATCAGTTTATTTTCGCGTCACCCTCTCACACAACGAAAGAAATCTGAACAGATCAGAACTTTCCATACTGGCGCAAGTTATTTAATAATGTAGAATCAATCACGAACAATCTCTAAAGATCAAATCTAAATTAATTAACCTTACCTTAAATCACTCAATCACATTAATTAGAAAACAAATAATTGATTTTCAGAAAAATCACTCAATCACATTAACCTTACCTTAACTCACGAATGGTAATCAATCTCCAAACAAAGGAAACAATACATCGAGGGAGCAGTAAATAAACTCCCTTTCTTATGACATGTATATGATCTTCCCTTTCCTCTCCGTTGTCGAGCGTTCTTGATTCTCGAGGCCAATGCTTGGGCTGCGTCAGTGGGTCGCGACGGTGCCGGAGGAAGAGGACGGCGAGGCCGGGTGGCACGGCACCGCGTTGGCCGCGGCCGGTGAAGGGGGCGAAGAAGGGCGGCTTCCCTGGCCCTGGGAGTTGGTGTGGTGGACGCGGCACTTGAAGGACCCGACGTGGGTGGCCGGCGCGCAGACGCACTTGGAAGCGGGCCCGTGGCCCGCGCCGGATGGCGCCGACGCTGACCCGGGCCACCTCCTCCGCGTATTCCTGGAGCTGTGGCTGGCCGATTTACATGAAATTAATTCCCTCAGTTGTGGTGGGAAACATAATACACATAATCCATATTGTTATGCACTAGcgtgtgtgtgtgaaatagatggattatggtcccgtacccaataagatggatatatgtgtgtgttagagagagagagagggagtgggagggagagagtgaggaagagggagggagagagtgtgtgtgtgtgaggatttgatggTAAAAAGGTCGCCAATGTCACTTGATATATATGAGAATATTAATATTGAACTCTTAAAATTAATGTGGCCccgttgcaacacacgggcattcTTCTAGTCACCCTAACAACCAGGTCGACCTTTACGCTTGGGGAGATCATTTTCTTAATTCCACCGTATGGATAATGCTCACGTCAAGCGCTCACAAGCAAAGTTTGTGAACTATATATCTTATCTCCCCTTGATTCCTACCCGCTTCgttttaaaataattaaagtTCTAGGATTTTTTAAGTCAATCATTTCTAAGTTTAACTGAAAGGAGGCAACCCGGTGCAGGTAACTCCCGCTTGTGCAGGATCCGGAGAAGGATCCAACATCTCCCGCTACGGACTACAGAGTACGCAACATTTCCCTGCATTTCAAAGTTTAACTAAGTCTGTATAAAATCTGAAAAATCTACAATATTAAATATGTATAATACTACGAAAATATATTTATAAGATCTAATGAAGTGAATTTTACTTTATAGATGTTAATATATTTTTATATTGACCGCTCAATCTTAATAAAAAATTATGTAGGACAATCCTAAAATTTCAATTATTTTGAAAatgagtatgttatattgttctcATCCGAAAACCTGATCTCTCTATGGCTCTTTTGTTTAATAATTTTATTAAAATTACCTGATATCCTTTCTACTCCTAGGATTGTAGGATTCCTATATTTTCCCTTTTTTGTCCAAACAGAGCCTTAAAACCCAGCCCAACACACAACAAAACAACTGATCGTAATAACGCGGAAAAAGCTTAAGCTACAATGAAACAACCAACTCTAATGATATAAAAAAGGCTGAACTTAGAACTAAAACTGAAAAATGGTGCAGCAAAGCGCGCGTCACCAGCTAATAACTTACAAGCTTGGTAGAAATCAAAAGCGGATACTTCAGACAACATAAATTGTAATTTTATAGTCAATCGACACACAAATAGCACTTGCCACATTTTGCATAGCTGACTGATGCAACAAATACTTACTTGAACTAACAAACAACCACCGGCAAAACTGAAACAAAACAAGATAGATTTAACTGGTCAAAGGATATCCCTACTCCATAACATCCAGGTTGCCAGTGCACCATCAAATAAGATCGGTCCTGACAATAGCTGACCAAGCAATGGTAATTTCCACCTTAGAGCCACCAAGGTCGCAAGTGTGCTGGCTTATGTTGCAAGTCCTGGGCTTGATTCTGACATGAGTTTGCGCAGCAATATCACCAGACTCTGAGTAGGCTTCAAAAACAACTGCCAGGCATTCTTTGAATTGTTGGTTGTTCTCTTTCTGCAGTTTAACAGAAACAAAGCGTCTTGACAGATCAAGGCAACCATCTTCGCCAATTGGCATTTTCCCACGCACACAGTGACGAGAATCGAGCAACACAACTTGGAAGCATGAATCAACAACAAAGTGTGGAATGCCTTTATCATCCATTCGCACAACTTCACGAGGTGGTGAGGAGCAAGCAACCCGGCCTCCATATTCAAAAGGGCATGGACCGTCTTTGACGACGCGGACACCCAAGAAAGTGGCTTGAACTGAACTAGAAAGTTCCTCCACTCTTAACTCTGCTTTGCAAAGGCAGTTGCTGAACGTAATTGTATTTGAAATACCACGGACGTAATGTTCTGTAAGATTCATCAACGCCCTGTCCCCAGACTCTGTTGCGCCCTTAAGTTTCAGCTGAACTTCAAAGTTAAGTGGGCTCAGCGCCATAATTGCCCGAGACGGGCCGGTCAAGCGCAAGAAGGGGTCCTGCAAGCAGCAACAACATTTTTACTCATTCCTAATTGCAATGAAACTGACCGGCCGACCAACAAAGACATACTCTCAAGCCGATGAGCCCTATGCAATAGTGAGGAAACGAAATAAAACAAGGATACTGAAAAACAAAACATGGAAGTGGGCACATACATCTGAGAAGATCTCCTGGCAGTCATGCCTCAGCCGATTGAAGATGATGTTGCGCTTGCGGTCAGAGTTGTCTCGCGCGGCAACGACGCCGTACACTTGGAGCGGCCAACACAGATTGCCCTTGATCTTTGTGATCTTGAAGGAGTAGACCTGCAGGCTAATCCCTTCTGTCTCAGCATAGTTGGGTAGGATCTGTCCGGGTGTCCAATGCGTGAAGTACATAGGGCTCAATGTGGCTGCACAATTAATTAACCAAATTAGTCTATCTATATCAATTGACATGATTAATGCGTAATTGATATTCTATTATTATCAATGTGCAATTAATTTCCTTTCGAATATCAATGTGTATTGCATCGTATGCAATTTTCATTCAGGAAAACTTTCGAagtattcatcttcaatcatggtagtacaTATAAAGTGTTGGTTGCATAGTATGTTGTAAAGCTAATAGAATATGAGAACATGCACTCTCATTAATTAGTTGAGTATCAATTAGAATGTTACTTACTCTGTTGCTCGAAGACAACACGGCGGCATGAGGACTCGGTGCTTCGGCGGTAGATATCGAAGAACATCTCTTCCTTGTCTATCTTCTTCCTGACCTTCTCTTCATCGTCCAGACCCTCATACGAATCCTCCTTAGCCCACTTCTCGTCATGCCTCTCCTTGAAAGGTTGCAGCTGCAATCTGAGCTTGGACATGTGACGGCGCAGATCCTTGAACTGCTCTAAGATGGCATGGATCGTCGGCGGGAGCGCCTCGTCGGCGTCGTCTTCCGCGGTCTCCCTCAGCGGGGCTGCTGGTTCGATGTCCCGTCTCAGGTAAGACAACGTAACCTCCATGTCCTCACACAGCTTGGAGATCTGCCGCTTGGAGATGGTAGAGCCCGATTCGCCTCCCTCCACATGGTCCTCGTCCTCATCAGAGTCAGACACCTCGCTCTCCGACATGGTCTCTTCCATCTCCTCCCAGAGCTCCTCGATCTCCTCCTCGTGAGAATCCTTCTCCTCCTGACTAGCTGCGTTCTCGATTTGCGGCTTAGAGATGGAGCTCGATTTGCCTCCGGCCATATCGTGCTCCTCCTCCTGAGTAGTCGTCATCGGCGCTGTCATGGGGCTCGCGATTTTCTTCCTCCAAGATTTGTTTTGCGTCTCACAGTTGAAGCCTGCCGGCCTTTGCGTATATAAACAAGTCACCGGTGATGAGTTGCGTGGGGCACATAACTGACTCGGATATGGAATCGCATATCCGTTTCCTACTACAGTTACAACACATCGATTTTTTATGGGTGTGACAGTTAAGTGATATAGTAGTAtataagaaaaaaaaagaaataaatgaaaaaaaaataTGGATCTTCATGCAAGGTTAAAGGAATGTAGCATCCAATGTCTCAGTCGACCGAGACTTAACAAAATTGTTTTTTATTCTATCCCCACACGTCAAAACCGGTGGACAAAAGGAAACCACGCGTTCAAACCTAGTACGATGTCGCCTCCAGCCCCTCGACGTCGCTCCTCCGCTCCGCCACCACCCGGTCTCAGTCCTCAGCCTTCCCCTCCACGCCTCCCCATGGTGCGCCTTGGGGGTGCTGACTACCAAGGGTGACGCCGTCTGCCGCTCACTACGAGGTACCAAGGAAGACTCTCCTGATTGACAATTATGTCACCTAACCTACAACATCGAGGGAGCTCTCCGTCGTCGACGGCGATGAGCCACGCATCCCTCTTCTCTTTCTCTATCTCTCACCGACACGCTCAAATTGATGGCGAGCCACATGAGGAATGTAGCCAGTGGCGCAGAGAGCAGCTCTGGCGAGCAGCGTGTGGGCCGTGTGGGGTAGGGCCGGGCCGGCCGGCAATGCGAGGAAGTGGGGAAAGCCGAGGGTGACTGCCACCACTGATGACAAATCAGATCGAGTATTATTAGGCCAAAATCACTGTTTTGACCTTATCAGAAAACTTTTGCATGATCTGCACTCCCGGATTTTACTTCACGATATATGACCCTTTTTAGAAACGCGGTAAGCTGTGGCGTTACTGTCCCACACAGAAACACtaggggcgtgtttggttgcagtTTGCAACAGTAGTTGCATTGCATGTCCATCTCCAGCCAGCCTGGTTGATGAAATGCAGCCTCATATGCAGCAGATGCAacctgtttggttgcctgcatcgcATGGAGAGGCACTTACCCCCCTGCTGTTTGGTTGCCGTTTTTGTGCTTAGGGTGTGAGCAGATGCAAACTTCAGCTGTTTGGTTGCAAACAACATTCGTGTTCTGCTCACCCCATTCAAATGTGGTGGCCTTACCACCACATGATCAGCACAAGAGCAACAACACAACAACAGGCAACCAAATGAAATCAAACACAGCAAGCAAGGAAATGACAGCAAACTACTTAACTACATAGTATAAGTCTAGATTAACAGCAAGGGAATCCTCCTTCCCTGCTCCATGCCAGGGTGTTGCTCCTGgccaaaatatgaacaagttccCAGCACAAGTCTCGCCTCACACCATAAAAGTTCAACACTAACACCTTACTTAACTTAACTACATAGCATGCTCGATGTCACCATGGCAGTTGTGCCTGCTGCAACGAAACCTGCACATGACCGAGGAGTCGTGGTTGTAGATCTGAACCTTCAGTCCGAGTCCTGAGATGCGCACAACGACGAGGTCGCCGGTGACGGCGGCAGAAGTAGTTCCAGCCCCGGCCAAGCACCATGTGCCCCTCGAAGTTCTGGACCTGCACCCAGAACACGCACCGCTTGTTCGCCGACAGCCTGACCACGCGCGGGAGCCGCTTGATGACCAGCCAGGTGTTCATCACCTCCACGAACTTGGGAGGGATGACGAGCATGGCGAGGTCCTCGTTGTCCTTGATGTGCTGGTAGAAGCGCAGCGGCTCCCGGGCTCCCTCCTCGTGGCCCTGCCTCGGAGATCGTCCCCTTGAACGAGGCAGGCTCATGAAGGCGATCCTACCAGGCAGGGCCACCGTCCTGAGCCACCTGTTCGTGGGGATGAAATCCTCGGTGCCCTCAGCTCCGGCCACCACCAGAGCTCCTCCACCCGCCACATCCTAGTCAGTCTTCAATACCTTGTCAGGTAAGATGATAAGTATTAGTGCACAAACTCTTTGCAAAATGGCACTGATCAGAGACATTTGCCCTAGAGcaaatgccactgatcagtgcACAAACTCTTTGAGCAAATGCCACTGATTAATGGCACTTGCTGTTTGGCAAATGCCATCTGTTGGGCAAGtccactgatcagtggcattgatagcaaatgccactgatcaatgtcacttgctgttgggcaaatgccactgatcagtggcactTGCGGTTGGGCAAGTCCACTGATCAGTGGCATCTACTTTTTTGGAACCACCACCCATCAGTGCAATATCCTAAGCATGGAAACATCTAAAAATAGCAACAGCAAGTGCCAATAGCACCCATGTGCACCCATGCACATTTGGCAGCATCCTAGCTTGAACATGCACGTATAAAAATCAACACAAACCCTAGCTTGAACATGTATATGTACCAACACGAACAAACATGAACATGATCCATGCATGTATGTAGCAACATGATCCTTGCATGAACACACATCCTACCAAGACCCTACCATGAACACAGATCCTAGCAACAAACACTACCATTGGGGATTCTAGCATGAACACAACAACTAGCACGAACACAGATCATAGGACAGACTAGCAGTAGTAGAAAATTATCCTAGGACACACACTGTACAAAATAAGAACAAATCGGTCCGATTGGATTCGATTGGGATGAAATCCAATCGGATCTACTCGAATCCGATCAAATCCTATCGAATCCACTAACCACTAGCACATGCCTAAGAAATAAACCTCTAATCTACAACTACGAGCAAGCATTGAGGGGGATTGACTCACCGGAGCACGCGCTGTCGCGGCAAACTAAGGCCGGGGTGAAAACCCCAGCGGGAAGGAGAGAGGTGGCGGAGCAGAGGAGGAGCCGGCCCTGGCGACGGCCTGCGGCATCGGCCCCGTGCTCATCGCCACGCCGGAGGTCGAGGACAGCCTGCCGACAGGAGAAAACCCTTGGACGGGGGTCAAGAAAACCCCCCCTGTCCAATGGGGTCCCAAGCAGCGGTGGCTCCGTGGACGGCGCCGGCGCCAAGCCCAGGACCACGAGGTCCGGAATCGGCGGCGGAGCAGGAACGAGCGCCACCGCATTGCCCAGCACTCGTGGTGGCCGGCAGCAGATGGGGGACGACGCTCACAGCGCCGACGCCAGGTCCCGGCCCGAGTTCTGGAGCCCGGCCAGCCAGCGCTCCTGGATGCTGGCGATGCGCTGGTCGACGGGGGTCAGAGGGCGGCACAGCGGTGGGCGAGGCGGAGCCATCGGAGGAGTGGAGAGGAAGGGGCGGTGAGGGAGAGAGGGATCGGTGGAAACAGTGTGACTGGGCGGTGACAGGAGAGTGGGGGGCGAGTAATGAGACGTCGCCTCCGTCTCCCGCGCTGCCCGAGGCATGCAACTGCCTCGCACGCGTGGCCACGCCCGGCCATGCTCGCGAGAAACTGCCGATTCGGCAGTTTCCGCCGGGCCAGGCTGCGGGCTGCTTTAAGTTTCGTGCGGGCCACAAACCGCATGCAGCACAGCCAATCAAACAGGCCGCGCACATCTCGCGCGGGCTTTGTTGGGCtgcatgcgggcaaccaaacacgccctagaCACGGCTGCGTTGCTGGCTTGGCCCACGGCAAGCCAGCTGCTGATGTGGCTGAGCAAGAAACTCCTAATCTTGCACCAACGCCAAGGAGCAAGGCGTTTGCTCCCTGGTAGTGCACATGCTTGGCATTGCACCCATGCATGCACGCTGGAAACAGTAGCAGCTGCGGCCGGTGGACACATGCACGCTGAAGGACACCGGCCGCATGCTCTGGATTCCATACCGTACTGGGCAACATCTTCTCCCTCTGCGCTGCGCACATCGGGCCCCAGGCCAACGGGCCGTGGTGGCGGCACAGGTGGCAACTCCACCACACCGACTCTGCCGGCTACGCGGAGACAGTGCTGCACTGCCTACACTCCATGGAGTCGCACGGCCATGCGGCCATGAGTGTCTTCCACGTCATGCTCAGGCTGGCATCGGCGCGAGCAGTGGCCCACGCCTGGGCACCCGTGGCCGAGCGGCTCCTGCACTGCGTGATCAACGATTTGGCCATGACGAAGGCCGCTGTGGAGCGGATGCGCCCGACCATTTGTTGGAATAGACCTTGCAAGTTCAGTTAGCCATAGCTGTCGTGTTCTGTTTACATTTAGTTTCCAAGTTTTGTCAGTCAGCAGATAGCGAGATTAGCTCGAAGTTTAAACTGCTTTGTCCGAGTCATGCTGGCTACCGATTCGTTCATGGGATGGCACGAGCATTGTAGATGGGCAGCGATctgcgccggcgcaccggcccaACTATGCGGTTTGTATGGACCGTTAGATCTGCGCGCATACACGGCTGAAGCAACCGTTGCAGCAAAAAAGAACAGTTTTGTTGCGACCGTGTACGAACAGCCACAGCAAGGAAAACTGGGGAGCTGGATCCCCCCGCGACTGCCCGTCCCcgatccgcggcggcggcggctagatcCGCCTGTTATTCGTTCCCCGCGGCCGAATCACGTCGACGAGGGGCTCCCCCACCTATCAAGCCGCCTTGGGATTGCTTCAATCATGTCTTACATACGTCATGACCTCCTTGCCGCCATGGATTTGGGCTCGAGCTCCGTTACGGCCGGTCGAGGTTGCAGCTCGCCGCGAGCCCGTA contains:
- the LOC109774622 gene encoding uncharacterized protein: MTAPMTTTQEEEHDMAGGKSSSISKPQIENAASQEEKDSHEEEIEELWEEMEETMSESEVSDSDEDEDHVEGGESGSTISKRQISKLCEDMEVTLSYLRRDIEPAAPLRETAEDDADEALPPTIHAILEQFKDLRRHMSKLRLQLQPFKERHDEKWAKEDSYEGLDDEEKVRKKIDKEEMFFDIYRRSTESSCRRVVFEQQTTLSPMYFTHWTPGQILPNYAETEGISLQVYSFKITKIKGNLCWPLQVYGVVAARDNSDRKRNIIFNRLRHDCQEIFSDDPFLRLTGPSRAIMALSPLNFEVQLKLKGATESGDRALMNLTEHYVRGISNTITFSNCLCKAELRVEELSSSVQATFLGVRVVKDGPCPFEYGGRVACSSPPREVVRMDDKGIPHFVVDSCFQVVLLDSRHCVRGKMPIGEDGCLDLSRRFVSVKLQKENNQQFKECLAVVFEAYSESGDIAAQTHVRIKPRTCNISQHTCDLGGSKVEITIAWSAIVRTDLI